In one Pseudomonadota bacterium genomic region, the following are encoded:
- a CDS encoding nicotinamide-nucleotide amidohydrolase family protein, which yields MSVAALLDALRARGWTVTAAESCTGGMVAAALTDVAGSSDVFERGFVTYSNAAKHEMLGVTEATLAAHGAVSEEVVREMARGALEAAGADLAVAISGIAGPGGSEHKPEGRVCFGMATAEGTTAETVEFGALGRGKVRAAARDHALTLLMEALER from the coding sequence GCTCCTCGATGCGCTGCGCGCGCGGGGCTGGACGGTCACCGCCGCGGAAAGCTGCACCGGCGGGATGGTGGCTGCGGCCCTCACCGATGTGGCGGGCTCCTCGGACGTGTTCGAGCGCGGCTTCGTGACCTATTCGAACGCGGCCAAGCACGAGATGCTGGGCGTCACCGAGGCCACGCTCGCAGCCCACGGCGCGGTCTCGGAGGAGGTCGTGCGGGAGATGGCGCGCGGCGCGCTTGAGGCCGCCGGGGCCGATCTCGCCGTGGCGATCAGCGGCATCGCGGGGCCCGGCGGGTCCGAGCATAAGCCAGAGGGGCGGGTCTGCTTCGGCATGGCGACGGCGGAGGGCACGACGGCGGAGACGGTGGAGTTCGGCGCGCTGGGGCGCGGCAAGGTCCGCGCAGCGGCGCGGGACCACGCGCTCACACTGCTCATGGAGGCGCTCGAGCGCTAG
- a CDS encoding type II toxin-antitoxin system RatA family toxin, with the protein MPTHSETKRLPYSAEQMFALVADVGNYPKFIPWCAAARIRSKEPYQDGELMKADLVISFRVFRERFGSRVELYEEQGRIVTEYIDGPFRHMHSTWDFAEAEGGSDVTFHVDFEFKNAVLQGLIGMVFNDAMQRIVRAFERRAKELYG; encoded by the coding sequence ATGCCCACCCATTCCGAAACGAAGCGGCTGCCCTACAGCGCGGAGCAGATGTTTGCGCTCGTGGCCGACGTGGGAAACTACCCGAAATTCATCCCGTGGTGCGCCGCTGCGCGGATCCGCTCGAAGGAGCCCTACCAGGACGGGGAGCTCATGAAGGCGGATCTCGTCATCTCCTTTCGCGTCTTCCGCGAGCGCTTCGGCAGCCGCGTGGAACTCTACGAGGAGCAGGGCCGCATCGTCACCGAGTATATCGACGGGCCGTTCCGGCACATGCACTCGACCTGGGATTTCGCCGAGGCCGAGGGCGGCTCTGATGTGACATTCCACGTGGATTTCGAATTCAAGAACGCGGTGCTGCAGGGCCTCATCGGGATGGTCTTCAACGACGCGATGCAGCGCATCGTGCGCGCCTTCGAGCGCCGCGCGAAGGAGCTCTACGGCTAG